One genomic window of Choloepus didactylus isolate mChoDid1 chromosome 27, mChoDid1.pri, whole genome shotgun sequence includes the following:
- the SMG9 gene encoding protein SMG9 isoform X2, whose protein sequence is MSESGHSQPGLYGMERRRRWKEPGPGGPQNLSGPGGRERDYIAPWERERRDGSEETGTSVMQKTPIILSKPPAERSKQPPPPTPVPAAPPAPAPLEKPIVLMKPREEGKGPAASTGASTPEGTAPPPPAAPAPPKGEKEGQRPTQPVYQIQNRGMGTAAPTAVDPVVGQAKLLPPERMKHSIKLVDDQMNWCDSAIEYLLDQTDVLVVGVLGLQGTGKSMVMSLLSANTPEEDQRAYVFRAQSAEMKERGGNQTSGIDFFITQERIVFLDTQPILSPSILDHLINNDRKLPPEYNLPHTYVEMQSLQIAAFLFTVCHVVIVVQDWFTDLSLYRFLQTAEMVKPSTPSPSHESSSASGSDEGTEYYPHLVFLQNKARREDFCPRKLRQMHLMIDQLMAHSHLRYKGLPPDFLDSEVNLFLVPFMDSEAESENPPRAGPGSSPLFSLLPGYRGHPSFQSLVSKLRSQVMSMARPQLSHTILTEKNWFHYAARIWDGVKKSSALAEYSRLLA, encoded by the exons ATGTCTGAGTCTGGGCACAGTCAGCCTGGGCTCTATGGGATGGAGCGGCGGCGACGGTGGAAGGAGCCTGGCCCTGGCGGCCCCCAGAATCTCTCTGGGCCTGGAGGTCGGGAAAGGGACTACATTGCACCGTGGGAGAGGGAGAGACGG GATGGCAGTGAAGAGACGGGCACTTCCGTTATGCAGAAAACCCCCATCATCCTCTCAAAACCTCCTGCAGAGCGG TCAAAGCAGCCACCACCTCCAACCCCTGTGCCTGCTGCCCCGCCTGCCCCAGCCCCTTTGGAGAAGCCCATCGTCCTCATGAAGCCacgggaggaggggaaggggcctgCAGCCTCAACAGGCGCCTCTACCCCTGAGGGCACTGCCCCACCACCCCCTGCCGCCCCCGCACCACCCAAGGGGGAGAAGGAAGGGCAGAGGCCCACCCAGCCTGTGTACCAGATCCAGAACCGGGGCATGGGCACTGCCGCACCAACAGCCGTGGACC CTGTCGTGGGCCAGGCCAAACTGCTGCCCCCGGAGCGCATGAAGCACAGCATCAAGTTGGTGGATGACCAGATGAATTGGTGCGACAGTGCCATTGAG TACCTGTTGGATCAGACCGACGTGTTGGTGGTTGGTGTCCTGGGCCTCCAGGGGACGGGCAAGTCCATGGTCATGTCGTTGCTGTCAGCGAACACCCCAGAAGAGGACCAGAG GGCGTATGTTTTCCGGGCCCAGAGCGCTGAAATGAAGGAACGAGGAGGCAACCAGACGAGTGGTATCGACTTCTTTATTACCCAAGAGCGGATCGTTTTCCTGGACACACAG CCCATCCTGAGCCCATCCATCTTGGACCATCTCATCAACAACGACCGCAAACTGCCTCCAGAGTACAACCTTCCCCACACCTACGTTGAGATGCAG tCTCTCCAGATTGCTGCCTTCCTCTTCACAGTCTGCCATGTGGTAATCGTCGTCCAGGACTGGTTCACGGACCTCAGTCTGTACAG GTTCCTCCAGACGGCAGAGATGGTGAAGCCCTCCACCCCGTCCCCCAGCCACGAGTCCAGCAGCGCCTCAGGCTCTGATGAAGGCACTGAGTACTACCCCCACCTGG TCTTCCTGCAGAACAAAGCTCGCCGAGAGGACTTCTGTCCCCGGAAGCTGCGGCAGATGCACCTGATGATCGACCAGCTCATGGCTCACTCCCACCTGCGTTACAAGG GGCTCCCGCCCGACTTCCTGGACTCTGAGGTCAACCTGTTCCTGGTGCCCTTCATGGACAGCGAAGCAGAGAGTGAAAACCCACCGAGAGCAG GACCCGGCTCTAGCCCACTCTTCTCCCTCCTGCCCGGGTACCGTGGCCACCCCAGTTTCCAGTCCCTGGTGAGCAAGCTCCGGAGCCAAGTGATGTCCATGGCCCGGCCACAGCTGTCACACACGATCCTCACCGAGAAGAACTG GTTCCATTACGCTGCCCGGATCTGGGATGGGGTGAAAAAGTCCTCTGCCCTGGCAGAGTACAGCCGCCTGCTGGCCTGA
- the SMG9 gene encoding protein SMG9 isoform X1 — protein MSESGHSQPGLYGMERRRRWKEPGPGGPQNLSGPGGRERDYIAPWERERRDGSEETGTSVMQKTPIILSKPPAERSKQPPPPTPVPAAPPAPAPLEKPIVLMKPREEGKGPAASTGASTPEGTAPPPPAAPAPPKGEKEGQRPTQPVYQIQNRGMGTAAPTAVDPVVGQAKLLPPERMKHSIKLVDDQMNWCDSAIEYLLDQTDVLVVGVLGLQGTGKSMVMSLLSANTPEEDQRAYVFRAQSAEMKERGGNQTSGIDFFITQERIVFLDTQPILSPSILDHLINNDRKLPPEYNLPHTYVEMQSLQIAAFLFTVCHVVIVVQDWFTDLSLYRFLQTAEMVKPSTPSPSHESSSASGSDEGTEYYPHLVFLQNKARREDFCPRKLRQMHLMIDQLMAHSHLRYKGTLSMLQCNVFPGLPPDFLDSEVNLFLVPFMDSEAESENPPRAGPGSSPLFSLLPGYRGHPSFQSLVSKLRSQVMSMARPQLSHTILTEKNWFHYAARIWDGVKKSSALAEYSRLLA, from the exons ATGTCTGAGTCTGGGCACAGTCAGCCTGGGCTCTATGGGATGGAGCGGCGGCGACGGTGGAAGGAGCCTGGCCCTGGCGGCCCCCAGAATCTCTCTGGGCCTGGAGGTCGGGAAAGGGACTACATTGCACCGTGGGAGAGGGAGAGACGG GATGGCAGTGAAGAGACGGGCACTTCCGTTATGCAGAAAACCCCCATCATCCTCTCAAAACCTCCTGCAGAGCGG TCAAAGCAGCCACCACCTCCAACCCCTGTGCCTGCTGCCCCGCCTGCCCCAGCCCCTTTGGAGAAGCCCATCGTCCTCATGAAGCCacgggaggaggggaaggggcctgCAGCCTCAACAGGCGCCTCTACCCCTGAGGGCACTGCCCCACCACCCCCTGCCGCCCCCGCACCACCCAAGGGGGAGAAGGAAGGGCAGAGGCCCACCCAGCCTGTGTACCAGATCCAGAACCGGGGCATGGGCACTGCCGCACCAACAGCCGTGGACC CTGTCGTGGGCCAGGCCAAACTGCTGCCCCCGGAGCGCATGAAGCACAGCATCAAGTTGGTGGATGACCAGATGAATTGGTGCGACAGTGCCATTGAG TACCTGTTGGATCAGACCGACGTGTTGGTGGTTGGTGTCCTGGGCCTCCAGGGGACGGGCAAGTCCATGGTCATGTCGTTGCTGTCAGCGAACACCCCAGAAGAGGACCAGAG GGCGTATGTTTTCCGGGCCCAGAGCGCTGAAATGAAGGAACGAGGAGGCAACCAGACGAGTGGTATCGACTTCTTTATTACCCAAGAGCGGATCGTTTTCCTGGACACACAG CCCATCCTGAGCCCATCCATCTTGGACCATCTCATCAACAACGACCGCAAACTGCCTCCAGAGTACAACCTTCCCCACACCTACGTTGAGATGCAG tCTCTCCAGATTGCTGCCTTCCTCTTCACAGTCTGCCATGTGGTAATCGTCGTCCAGGACTGGTTCACGGACCTCAGTCTGTACAG GTTCCTCCAGACGGCAGAGATGGTGAAGCCCTCCACCCCGTCCCCCAGCCACGAGTCCAGCAGCGCCTCAGGCTCTGATGAAGGCACTGAGTACTACCCCCACCTGG TCTTCCTGCAGAACAAAGCTCGCCGAGAGGACTTCTGTCCCCGGAAGCTGCGGCAGATGCACCTGATGATCGACCAGCTCATGGCTCACTCCCACCTGCGTTACAAGG GTACTCTGTCCATGTTACAGTGCAACGTCTTCCCAGGGCTCCCGCCCGACTTCCTGGACTCTGAGGTCAACCTGTTCCTGGTGCCCTTCATGGACAGCGAAGCAGAGAGTGAAAACCCACCGAGAGCAG GACCCGGCTCTAGCCCACTCTTCTCCCTCCTGCCCGGGTACCGTGGCCACCCCAGTTTCCAGTCCCTGGTGAGCAAGCTCCGGAGCCAAGTGATGTCCATGGCCCGGCCACAGCTGTCACACACGATCCTCACCGAGAAGAACTG GTTCCATTACGCTGCCCGGATCTGGGATGGGGTGAAAAAGTCCTCTGCCCTGGCAGAGTACAGCCGCCTGCTGGCCTGA
- the LOC119521163 gene encoding interferon-inducible GTPase 5-like, translated as MPAPWADRYLQRVLLGRHDFLTVTSECSTASWALQQGKRFYCVHAKDIGASRSRHPSTFSEWSMLSQNREDCGQRLEGISPKAGAFQ; from the exons ATGCCCGCCCCCTGGGCTGACAGATACCTCCAGCGGGTGCTGCTGGGCCGACACGACTTCCTCACCGTCACGTCCGAGTGCTCCACCGCCAGCTGGGCCCTGCAGCAGGGCAAGCGCTTCTACTGCGTCCACGCCAAGGACATAGGTGCCTCCCGCAGCCGCCACCCCAGCACCTTCTCCGAGTGGAGCATGCTCAGCCAGAACCGGGAGGACTGTGGGCAGCGGCTGGAAG GCATCTCACCAAAGGCCGGTGCCTTCCAGTGA
- the IRGC gene encoding interferon-inducible GTPase 5, whose protein sequence is MATAKTPAGPGEEETTILMAKEELEALRTAFESGDIPQAASRLRELLASSESIRLEVGVTGESGAGKSSLINALRGLGAEDPGAALTGVVETTMNPSPYPHPQFPDVTLWDLPGAGSPGCPADKYLKQVDFGRYDFFLLVSPRRCGAVEARLASEILRQGKKFYFVRTKVDEDLAATRSQRPSGFSEAAVLREIREHCTDRLRAAGTADPRIFLVSNLSPTRYDFPLLVSSWEHDLPAHRRHAGLLSLPDISLEALQRKKDMLQEQVLKTALVSGVIQALPVPGLAAAYDDALLVHSLRGYHRSFGLDDDSLAKLAEQVGKQAGDLRSVIRSPLASEVSPETILRLYSQSSDGAMRVARAFEKGIPVFGTLVAGGISFGTVYTMLQGCLNELAEDAQRVRIKALEEDEPQAKLSLEAAGDGGVEKRGAGEGGGEEAPLSARQKLGLLLKYILDSWKKRDLSEEK, encoded by the coding sequence ATGGCTACTGCCAAGACACCGGCGGGGCCCGGGGAGGAGGAGACCACCATTCTCATGGCCAAAGAAGAGCTGGAGGCCCTGCGCACGGCCTTCGAGTCGGGCGACATCCCCCAGGCGGCCTCGCGCCTCCGGGAGCTGCTGGCCTCCTCGGAGAGCATCCGCCTGGAGGTGGGCGTCACGGGCGAGTCGGGGGCCGGCAAGTCGTCCCTCATCAACGCCCTGCGCGGCCTGGGGGCCGAGGACCCCGGCGCGGCCCTCACGGGCGTGGTGGAGACCACGATGAACCCCTCGCCCTACCCGCACCCACAGTTCCCCGACGTGACCCTGTGGGACCTGCCGGGGGCCGGCAGCCCGGGCTGCCCGGCCGACAAGTACCTGAAGCAGGTGGACTTCGGCCGCTACGACTTCTTCCTGCTGGTCTCGCCCCGCCGCTGCGGCGCCGTCGAGGCCCGGCTGGCCTCGGAGATCCTGCGCCAGGGCAAGAAGTTCTACTTCGTGCGCACCAAGGTGGACGAGGACCTGGCAGCCACGCGCAGCCAGCGGCCCTCGGGCTTCAGCGAGGCGGCCGTGCTGCGGGAGATCCGCGAGCACTGCACCGACCGGCTGCGGGCCGCGGGCACAGCCGACCCGCGCATCTTCCTGGTGTCCAACCTGTCGCCCACCCGCTACGACTTCCCGCTGCTCGTGTCCTCCTGGGAGCACGACCTGCCCGCCCACCGGCGCCACGCGGGGCTGCTGTCACTGCCCGACATCTCGCTGGAGGCCCTGCAGAGGAAGAAGGACATGCTGCAGGAGCAGGTGCTCAAGACGGCCCTGGTGTCCGGGGTCATCCAGGCCCTGCCCGTGCCGGGGCTGGCGGCTGCCTACGACGACGCCCTGCTGGTCCACTCGCTGCGCGGCTACCACCGCAGCTTCGGCCTGGACGACGACTCGCTGGCCAAGCTGGCCGAGCAGGTGGGCAAGCAGGCCGGTGACCTGCGCTCGGTCATCCGCTCGCCGCTGGCCAGCGAGGTCTCGCCGGAGACCATCCTGCGGCTCTATTCACAGTCGTCCGACGGCGCCATGCGGGTGGCACGGGCCTTCGAGAAGGGCATCCCGGTGTTCGGCACCCTGGTGGCCGGGGGCATCAGCTTCGGCACGGTCTACACCATGCTCCAGGGCTGCCTCAACGAGCTGGCCGAGGACGCCCAGCGGGTCCGCATCAAGGCCCTGGAGGAGGACGAGCCCCAGGCCAAGCTCAGCCTGGAGGCGGCCGGGGACGGCGGGGTGGAGAAGCggggggccggggaggggggcGGCGAGGAAGCCCCGCTCTCGGCCCGCCAGAAGCTCGGCCTCCTGCTCAAGTACATTCTCGACAGTTGGAAGAAGCGCGACTTGTCAGAGGAGAAATAA